Proteins from a single region of Bombus huntii isolate Logan2020A chromosome 2, iyBomHunt1.1, whole genome shotgun sequence:
- the LOC126873790 gene encoding bursicon, whose translation MLLYHIVGASVLICLLNETAEALIGVDECQATPVIHFLQYPGCVPKPIPSYACRGRCSSYLQVSGSKIWQMERSCMCCQESGEREASVSLFCPRAKPGEKKFRKVITKAPLECMCRPCTSVEEYAIIPQEIAGFADEGPFTTSAHFRRSSDLQ comes from the exons ATGTTACTATATCATATTG TAGGTGCCAGCGTTTTAATATGCCTGCTAAACGAAACTGCAGAAGCTCTTATAGGCGTTGATGAATGTCAAGCAACTCCAGTTATTCACTTTTTGCAATATCCAGGATGTGTTCCAAAACCAATTCCTAGTTATGCTTGTAGAGGACGTTGTAGCAGTTACCTACAG GTATCTGGATCAAAAATTTGGCAAATGGAGAGGAGTTGCATGTGTTGTCAAGAAAGCGGTGAACGAGAGGCCAGTGTATCCTTATTTTGTCCGAGAGCCAAACCAGGCGAAAAGAAATTCCGAAAG GTAATTACCAAGGCGCCTTTAGAATGTATGTGTAGACCATGCACTAGTGTAGAAGAATATGCAATTATCCCACAAGAGATCGCTGGATTTGCCGATGAAGGCCCGTTTACGACCTCTGCGCATTTTAGAAGATCTTCCGACTTGCAGTAA